In Salvelinus namaycush isolate Seneca unplaced genomic scaffold, SaNama_1.0 Scaffold134, whole genome shotgun sequence, one genomic interval encodes:
- the LOC120036461 gene encoding zinc finger protein 135-like yields the protein KEHERIHTGEKPYHCSQCGKGFSQPANQKRHERIHTGEKPYHCSQCGKSFNDLGNLKKHERIHTGEKPYHCPRCGKCFNCSGELKNHERIHTGEKPYHCSQCGKCFKQLGNLKEHERIHTGEKPYHCSQCGKGFSQPAILKRHERIHTGEKPYHCSQCGKSFNDLGNLKKHERIHTGERPYHCSQCGKSFNHLGDLKNHERIQTGEKPYHCSQCGKGFSQPANLKRHERIHTGEKSYHCSQCVKCFNQLGELKWHERIHTGEKPYHCSQCGKSFNNLGNLKKHEKIHTGEKPYHCSQCGKGFNHLGNMKKHERIHTGEKPYHCSQCGKGFSQPANLKRHERIHTGEK from the coding sequence aaagaacacgagagaatacacacaggtgagaagccttaccactgctcccagtgtggaaagggtttcagccAGCCGGCGAATcagaaacggcatgagagaatacacacaggggagaagccttaccactgctcccagtgcggaaagagttttaacgatttagggaacctgaaaaaacatgagagaatacacacaggggagaagccttaccactgcccccggtgtggaaagtgtttcaactgtTCAGGGGAGCTGAAAaaccatgagagaatacacacaggggagaagccttaccattgctcccagtgtggcaagtgttttaaacagttagggaacctgaaagaacacgagagaatacacacaggtgagaagccttaccactgctcccagtgtggaaagggtttcagccAGCCGGCGattctgaaacggcatgagagaatacacacaggggagaagccttaccactgctcccagtgcggaaagagttttaacgatttagggaacctgaaaaaacatgagagaatacacacaggggagaggccttaccactgctcccagtgcggaaagagttttaaccatttaGGGGACCTGAAAAACCATGAGAGAATACAaacaggtgagaagccttaccactgctcccagtgtggaaagggtttcagccAGCCGGCgaatctgaaacggcatgagagaatacacacaggggagaagtcttaccactgctcccagtgtgtaaagtgtttcaaccagctgggggagctgaaatggcatgagagaatacacacaggggagaagccttaccactgctcccagtgtggaaagagttttaacaatttagggaacctgaaaaaacatgagaaaatacacacaggggagaagccttaccactgctcccagtgtggaaagggttttaaccATTTAGGGAACATGaaaaaacacgagagaatacacacaggtgagaagccttaccactgctcccagtgtggaaagggtttcagccAGCCGGCgaatctgaaacggcatgagagaatacacacaggggagaag